A region from the uncultured Holophaga sp. genome encodes:
- the ligA gene encoding NAD-dependent DNA ligase LigA → MDPLERMKELAAQVLEHRRRYYILDQPVISDVEYDALEQELRSLEAESPLLADPNSPTRRVGAPPVEGFPKARHGVYMLSLDNAYSEADLREWEGRVLKGLPGERPAYAMELKVDGLSLSLIYRGRRLVRAVTRGDGETGEEVTENARTIADIPLELPADAPEELEVRGEVFLSRRRWEELNSERDVRGEARFANPRNAASGSMKLLDSREVAQRRLQFLPWQLLGAPCHSAAMAQLERWGFARMPAHAEGDLEAALAFITVQGEARLKLPFDTDGVVLKVDEAALQERLGTTDRVPRWAIAYKFPAIQSTTLVQGITWQVGRTGKLTPVAELEAVQVAGSTVRRATLHNAEELGRLGVRVGCRVFIEKGGDVIPKVVAVVPGSLPPDGPEAAIPVACPVCGGSVGKDDDEEVAIRCQNPECPAKLEARLQHLGSRVALDLEGLGEALVVQLVATQRFRQPWDLFSLLKDPAQAMAFLAGLERMGEKSAGSLLEELDRARHKPLSRWIHALGIPFVGAKTAELLAEAFRSLEGLWAAREEELQRVDEVGPKVAGALQAFFTLHPTLPAELEGLGIRPEAPAERDLSAAPLRGQVAVVTGTLPTLGREEAEALLKVLGAKVTGSVSKKTTLLVAGEKAGSKLDKARELGIPVHDEAWLLGVKG, encoded by the coding sequence ATGGACCCCTTGGAGAGGATGAAGGAACTGGCCGCGCAGGTGCTGGAGCACCGGAGGCGCTACTACATCCTGGACCAGCCGGTGATCTCGGACGTGGAATACGATGCTCTGGAGCAGGAACTCCGGAGCCTGGAGGCGGAGTCTCCCCTTCTGGCGGATCCCAACAGCCCGACCCGGCGGGTGGGAGCGCCCCCCGTCGAGGGCTTCCCCAAGGCCCGGCATGGTGTCTACATGCTCAGCCTGGACAACGCCTACTCCGAGGCCGACCTGCGGGAGTGGGAGGGACGGGTCCTGAAGGGGCTCCCCGGTGAGCGTCCCGCCTATGCCATGGAACTCAAGGTGGATGGCCTCTCCCTGAGCCTGATCTACCGGGGCCGCCGGCTCGTGCGGGCTGTGACCCGGGGGGACGGGGAAACGGGCGAGGAGGTGACCGAGAACGCCCGGACCATCGCGGACATCCCCCTGGAGCTGCCCGCCGACGCCCCGGAGGAGCTGGAGGTCCGGGGAGAGGTCTTCCTCTCCCGGCGGCGCTGGGAGGAGCTCAACTCCGAGCGGGATGTCCGGGGTGAGGCACGTTTCGCCAATCCCCGGAACGCCGCCAGCGGCTCCATGAAGCTGCTGGACAGCCGGGAGGTGGCCCAGCGCCGCCTCCAGTTCCTGCCCTGGCAGCTCCTGGGGGCCCCCTGCCACTCAGCGGCCATGGCCCAGCTGGAGCGCTGGGGCTTTGCCCGGATGCCCGCCCACGCCGAGGGAGACCTGGAGGCCGCCCTGGCCTTCATCACTGTCCAGGGAGAAGCCCGGCTGAAGCTTCCCTTCGATACGGATGGGGTTGTCCTCAAGGTGGACGAAGCCGCGCTGCAGGAGCGGCTGGGCACCACGGACCGGGTGCCCCGCTGGGCCATCGCCTACAAGTTCCCGGCCATCCAGAGCACCACCCTGGTGCAGGGGATCACCTGGCAGGTGGGCCGCACGGGCAAGCTCACCCCGGTGGCCGAGCTGGAGGCGGTCCAGGTGGCGGGCTCCACGGTGCGCCGAGCCACCCTCCACAATGCGGAGGAGCTGGGCCGCCTGGGGGTCCGGGTGGGCTGCCGGGTCTTCATCGAAAAGGGGGGGGACGTGATCCCCAAGGTCGTCGCGGTGGTGCCCGGCAGCCTGCCCCCGGATGGGCCGGAAGCGGCCATCCCCGTGGCCTGTCCTGTCTGCGGCGGGTCCGTGGGCAAGGATGACGACGAGGAGGTGGCCATCCGCTGCCAGAACCCCGAGTGCCCTGCCAAGCTGGAGGCCCGGCTCCAGCATCTGGGGAGCCGAGTGGCCCTGGATCTGGAGGGGCTGGGGGAGGCTCTGGTGGTCCAGTTGGTGGCCACCCAGCGCTTCCGCCAGCCCTGGGATCTCTTCTCCCTGTTGAAGGATCCCGCCCAGGCCATGGCCTTCCTCGCTGGGCTTGAGCGTATGGGGGAAAAGAGCGCCGGGAGCCTGCTGGAGGAGCTGGACCGGGCGCGGCACAAGCCCCTCTCCCGCTGGATCCACGCCCTGGGCATCCCCTTCGTGGGGGCCAAGACCGCCGAGCTGCTGGCGGAAGCCTTCCGGAGCCTGGAGGGCCTCTGGGCGGCCCGGGAGGAGGAGCTCCAGCGGGTGGATGAAGTGGGGCCCAAGGTGGCCGGAGCGCTCCAGGCCTTCTTCACCCTCCATCCCACCCTGCCCGCCGAGCTGGAAGGGCTGGGCATCCGCCCGGAGGCCCCGGCGGAGCGGGATCTCAGCGCCGCCCCCCTCAGGGGGCAGGTGGCGGTGGTGACGGGCACTCTGCCGACCCTCGGGCGGGAGGAGGCAGAGGCCCTCCTGAAGGTCCTGGGGGCCAAGGTCACGGGTTCGGTCTCGAAGAAGACCACTCTTCTCGTGGCCGGGGAGAAGGCGGGCTCCAAGCTGGACAAGGCCCGGGAGCTGGGGATCCCCGTCCATGACGAGGCCTGGCTGCTGGGGGTGAAGGGGTGA
- a CDS encoding SDR family oxidoreductase: MRGWVLITGCSSGIGRALVAECRRTGWGVVATARRLEALADLMPGEDLRLLRLDITDPASLEAAVGACSELPLKALINNAGYGQMGPLEALRPQELRAQLETNVVGLHAATCAFLPLIRCHAAPGEGRIVHIASVLGRFSIPMAGAYNASKHAVVALAETLRLEIGREVPVILVEPGAIRSEFRNTLMKAWGDLPERLQGTPYAQVLESYRRQREDFARDHGLSAEAAAECVVRALNARRPPRRVPVGRDALAVSLLRRLVPDCLWEKVLRRMYGL, from the coding sequence GTGAGGGGCTGGGTCCTCATCACCGGCTGCTCCTCGGGCATCGGCCGAGCCCTGGTGGCGGAGTGCCGCCGCACCGGGTGGGGTGTGGTGGCCACCGCCCGGCGGCTCGAGGCCCTGGCGGATCTGATGCCGGGCGAGGACCTGAGGCTGCTGCGGCTGGACATCACCGACCCGGCCAGTCTCGAGGCTGCCGTGGGCGCCTGCTCGGAGCTGCCCCTCAAGGCCCTCATCAACAATGCGGGCTACGGCCAGATGGGGCCCCTGGAGGCCCTTCGCCCACAGGAGCTGCGCGCCCAGCTCGAGACCAATGTGGTGGGGTTGCATGCCGCTACCTGTGCCTTCCTGCCCCTGATCCGGTGCCACGCGGCTCCCGGCGAGGGCCGCATCGTCCACATCGCCTCGGTGCTGGGGCGCTTCTCCATCCCCATGGCGGGAGCCTACAACGCCTCCAAGCATGCGGTGGTGGCCCTGGCGGAGACCCTGCGCCTGGAGATCGGCCGGGAGGTCCCGGTGATTCTGGTGGAGCCCGGGGCCATACGCAGCGAGTTCCGCAACACCCTCATGAAGGCCTGGGGTGACCTTCCCGAGCGACTCCAGGGCACGCCCTATGCCCAGGTTCTGGAGAGCTATCGCAGGCAGCGGGAGGATTTCGCCCGGGACCACGGACTGTCGGCCGAGGCCGCCGCGGAGTGCGTCGTGAGGGCTCTCAATGCCCGCAGACCGCCCCGCAGGGTGCCCGTCGGACGCGATGCCCTGGCGGTGAGCCTGCTGCGGCGCCTTGTCCCGGACTGCTTGTGGGAGAAAGTGCTCAGGCGCATGTACGGGCTGTGA
- a CDS encoding PAS domain S-box protein, which yields MPDLSGPTSLRVLDFVPSGCCVVGREGGILFWNQTLELWTGMRSPEVLGRSLFELYPALAEPRYRDRILAVLQQGIPTVFSSSLNPSFFPCQKSGGRPRIQETTLVRLDDDAGGEGRVLIVITDVTEQVERGEKYRQARLQAVRDARELRESEERRRIIADLSLATILIGDAEGVIHEANSAAGPMFGREPSSVTGLPLASLVPEEGNLVPITGEGEEASGDGREVECLRADGSRFPARLIVRPLQLGDTPGFVAHIWDISERKRTEEVLRQSQKQESLAILAAGIAHDFNNHFGGILGNLDLIGNRLSEGSPLVPYLDRVRQEILRATGLSRKMLALAGSPNLAVGQVELNQVVEELRPGILALLPEGGELCLICDPEPIPVEGDAFQLRQIILGVATNAVEALAPGGGRVELRTGRVFLDRECLNRDFPGQPMVFGDFGFLEVRDSGSGIPPELMSRIFDPFFSTKFCGRGLSLAFVRSILQAHGGGWSIQSQVDLGTVFTLYLPVQPDSGGPASEGVEPVSAATGGLILVVDDEAVLRESTAELLHELGYRVEMVENGREAVDFYRSHPGGVSLVLMDMTMPVMGGRDAFLALREMDPEAKVILMSGYSELDVTQAFRSGELSAFLPKPFRLTELAQVVEAAVGLP from the coding sequence ATGCCTGATCTCTCCGGTCCCACCTCCCTTCGGGTGCTCGACTTCGTGCCCAGTGGCTGCTGCGTGGTCGGGAGGGAGGGGGGCATCCTCTTCTGGAACCAGACCCTGGAGCTCTGGACCGGCATGAGATCCCCGGAGGTCCTGGGCAGGAGTCTCTTCGAGCTCTACCCGGCGCTGGCAGAACCCCGCTACCGGGACCGGATCCTTGCGGTGCTCCAGCAGGGGATCCCCACCGTCTTCTCCTCCTCCCTCAACCCCAGCTTCTTCCCCTGCCAGAAATCCGGCGGGCGGCCGCGGATCCAGGAAACCACTCTGGTGCGCCTGGATGACGACGCCGGGGGGGAAGGGCGCGTGCTGATCGTGATCACGGATGTGACCGAACAGGTGGAGCGGGGGGAGAAGTACCGCCAGGCCCGGCTGCAGGCGGTCCGGGATGCCCGGGAGCTGCGGGAGAGCGAGGAGCGGCGGCGCATCATCGCGGATCTCTCCCTGGCCACCATCCTCATCGGGGATGCCGAAGGGGTCATCCATGAGGCGAACAGTGCTGCGGGGCCCATGTTCGGCCGGGAGCCCTCTTCCGTGACCGGTCTGCCCCTGGCCAGCCTGGTGCCGGAGGAGGGGAACTTGGTTCCGATCACCGGCGAGGGGGAGGAGGCTTCCGGAGACGGCCGGGAGGTGGAGTGCCTCCGGGCGGATGGCAGCCGCTTCCCCGCCCGGCTCATCGTCAGGCCACTCCAGTTGGGGGACACCCCTGGCTTCGTGGCCCACATCTGGGACATCTCGGAGCGCAAACGGACGGAGGAGGTCCTGCGCCAGAGCCAGAAGCAGGAGAGCCTGGCCATCCTGGCGGCCGGGATCGCCCATGACTTCAACAACCACTTCGGAGGGATCCTGGGCAACCTGGATCTCATCGGGAACCGCCTGTCGGAGGGCTCGCCCCTGGTGCCCTACCTGGACCGGGTCCGCCAGGAGATCCTCCGGGCGACGGGGCTCTCCAGGAAGATGCTGGCCCTGGCGGGCTCGCCCAACCTGGCCGTGGGGCAGGTGGAGCTGAACCAGGTCGTGGAGGAACTCCGGCCTGGCATCCTGGCTCTCCTGCCCGAGGGCGGGGAGCTTTGCCTCATCTGCGACCCCGAGCCCATCCCGGTGGAGGGTGATGCCTTCCAGTTGCGGCAGATCATCCTCGGGGTGGCCACCAATGCCGTGGAGGCCCTTGCCCCGGGCGGGGGCAGGGTGGAACTCCGCACCGGAAGGGTCTTCCTGGACCGGGAGTGTCTCAACCGGGACTTTCCGGGGCAGCCCATGGTCTTCGGGGACTTCGGCTTCCTTGAAGTGCGGGACAGCGGCTCGGGCATTCCCCCGGAGCTCATGTCCCGGATCTTCGATCCCTTCTTCTCCACCAAGTTCTGCGGTCGGGGTCTGAGTCTGGCCTTCGTCCGCAGCATCCTCCAGGCCCACGGGGGTGGGTGGTCCATCCAGAGCCAAGTGGACCTCGGGACGGTCTTCACCCTCTACCTGCCTGTGCAACCGGACTCCGGAGGCCCGGCATCCGAGGGCGTGGAGCCGGTCAGCGCTGCGACCGGGGGCCTCATCCTGGTGGTGGATGACGAGGCGGTGCTGCGGGAGTCCACCGCCGAGCTCCTCCATGAACTGGGCTACCGGGTGGAGATGGTGGAGAACGGGCGGGAGGCGGTGGATTTCTACCGGAGCCACCCCGGGGGGGTGTCCCTGGTGCTCATGGACATGACCATGCCGGTCATGGGGGGGCGGGACGCCTTCCTCGCCCTTCGGGAGATGGACCCCGAGGCCAAGGTGATCCTCATGAGTGGTTACAGCGAGCTGGATGTGACCCAGGCCTTCCGCAGTGGGGAACTCTCGGCCTTCCTGCCCAAGCCCTTCCGCCTGACCGAGCTGGCCCAGGTGGTGGAGGCGGCGGTGGGGCTGCCGTGA
- a CDS encoding chemotaxis protein CheC, with amino-acid sequence MITREEFNDALAELVNVGVGRAASSLSAMVNERIELSVPRVVTIPHADISRHLNLEHEIGLSEVVVVVQQAFSGKVGGAASILFPVESARKLVGLLTGGLLSDEELDLEREAALTEVGNILINGVMGTIGNIIDVEIRYHLPEYVECNSTDLPRVFQERDLMLAVVLIAISGQEIKGHLVLLFDIPSMDNLGSIIEDMTRGDR; translated from the coding sequence ATGATCACCCGGGAGGAGTTCAACGACGCCCTGGCGGAGCTGGTGAACGTCGGGGTGGGGAGGGCCGCCTCGTCCCTGAGCGCCATGGTGAACGAGCGGATTGAGCTCTCCGTGCCCCGGGTCGTGACCATCCCCCATGCCGACATCTCCCGCCACCTCAACCTGGAGCATGAGATCGGGCTCTCGGAGGTGGTGGTGGTGGTCCAGCAGGCCTTCAGCGGAAAGGTGGGGGGGGCTGCCTCCATCCTCTTCCCGGTGGAGAGCGCCCGGAAGCTGGTGGGGCTCCTCACCGGGGGGCTCCTGAGCGACGAGGAGCTGGATCTGGAGCGGGAGGCGGCCCTCACCGAAGTGGGCAACATCCTCATCAACGGCGTGATGGGCACCATCGGCAACATCATTGATGTCGAGATCCGCTATCACCTGCCGGAATACGTTGAGTGCAACTCCACGGACCTCCCCCGCGTCTTCCAGGAGCGGGACCTCATGCTGGCCGTGGTCCTGATCGCCATCTCCGGTCAGGAGATCAAGGGACACCTGGTGCTCCTCTTCGACATCCCCTCCATGGACAACCTCGGCTCGATCATCGAGGACATGACCCGCGGCGACCGCTGA
- a CDS encoding response regulator, with protein MNILTIDDARFQRSQMVRMLTEMGHSVKEAVNGQEGFMTLLQEMPDAVICDLLMPVLDGFAFLGLVQKHQVGVPVIIVSADVQDSSRKECLDLGARAFLNKPCRREELESVLKAIETERGTA; from the coding sequence GTGAACATCCTGACCATTGATGATGCCCGATTCCAGCGGAGCCAGATGGTCCGCATGCTCACCGAGATGGGTCACTCCGTGAAGGAGGCGGTGAACGGGCAGGAGGGCTTCATGACCCTTCTCCAGGAGATGCCGGATGCGGTCATCTGCGACCTGCTCATGCCCGTTCTGGACGGCTTCGCCTTCCTGGGGCTGGTGCAGAAGCACCAAGTGGGAGTCCCGGTGATCATCGTCTCGGCGGACGTTCAGGACAGCAGCCGGAAGGAGTGCCTGGATCTGGGGGCCAGGGCCTTCCTCAATAAGCCCTGTCGGCGCGAGGAGCTGGAGTCGGTGCTGAAGGCCATCGAAACCGAGCGGGGCACCGCATGA
- a CDS encoding HDOD domain-containing protein, translated as MFSRLTSLFRSRPPADAGEAPVSAKETAPGRVEEPEQLNDLWQLLGPGEALAPAPPMAPPIALGQAVLSHASRNRPAPSSFPSLAVKVMDLLAQPEVDIHELIRTISPDPAISAHLMRVANSALYHRGQDVLDLRTAVMRIGIRGVGEIAAGVAGRSLFDVAVRVEYETFPDRWQALFRRTMTMAFAASQCSFEQHVGRPDRVFLGGMFVDIGKTLALRSLARLIIAGQAPPDLAPAAVDALLEEVHGPIGIEALETWQLPAHLIELARLQHAPDGGLEEDSHLLRLVDGVLALMERPGEPVQAGQARSSLQALHLDRVRLRMVLKAVLEQQERVPLMFPG; from the coding sequence GTGTTCTCCCGGCTGACTTCCCTCTTCAGGTCCAGACCCCCTGCGGACGCCGGGGAGGCCCCTGTCTCCGCGAAGGAGACGGCTCCCGGCCGGGTGGAGGAGCCGGAGCAGCTGAACGATCTCTGGCAGCTCCTGGGCCCCGGGGAAGCGCTGGCTCCGGCTCCTCCCATGGCGCCTCCCATCGCCCTGGGACAGGCGGTGCTCTCGCACGCATCCCGGAACCGGCCAGCCCCCTCCTCCTTCCCTTCTCTGGCGGTGAAGGTCATGGATCTCCTGGCCCAGCCGGAGGTGGACATCCATGAGCTGATCCGCACCATCAGCCCCGACCCCGCCATTTCAGCCCACCTGATGCGGGTGGCCAACTCCGCCCTCTACCACCGCGGGCAGGATGTGCTCGATCTCAGGACCGCCGTGATGAGGATCGGGATCCGGGGCGTGGGTGAGATCGCGGCGGGCGTGGCGGGACGCTCCCTCTTCGATGTGGCCGTCCGGGTGGAGTATGAGACCTTCCCCGACCGCTGGCAGGCCCTCTTCCGGCGGACCATGACCATGGCCTTCGCCGCCAGCCAGTGCTCCTTCGAACAGCATGTGGGACGCCCCGACCGGGTCTTCCTGGGAGGCATGTTCGTGGACATCGGCAAGACCCTGGCCCTGCGCTCCCTGGCCCGGCTCATCATCGCCGGACAGGCTCCCCCCGATCTCGCCCCGGCAGCCGTGGACGCCCTCCTGGAGGAGGTCCATGGCCCCATCGGCATCGAAGCCCTGGAAACCTGGCAGCTGCCCGCCCACCTCATCGAGCTGGCCCGGCTCCAGCATGCCCCGGACGGAGGGCTCGAGGAGGACAGTCATCTGCTCCGCTTGGTGGATGGTGTGCTCGCGCTCATGGAAAGGCCCGGAGAGCCTGTTCAGGCCGGCCAGGCCCGGAGCAGCCTGCAGGCCCTCCACCTGGACCGGGTCCGCCTCAGGATGGTGCTGAAGGCCGTGCTCGAGCAGCAGGAGCGGGTGCCTCTCATGTTTCCGGGCTGA
- a CDS encoding replication-associated recombination protein A: protein MSSMVPLAERMRPSSLEQVVGQQHLLGPGGTLRNLTRSGRLPSLVLWGPPGTGKTTLARLLARDTGHPFLEFSGVTGSAAELKKFLLDQRDMPLFRGTPPVVFLDEIHRFNRSQQDILLPFLERGEAILIGATTENPAFYLNPALRSRCQLLALTPLEAGAIREVLGRALEQERPGEAPSEEILDWIARWAGGDLRAALTGLETWLGFPGGARDLATLQATLGGRVMYDRADGHYDLASAFQKSLRGSDPDAALYYLARMIRGGEDPRFIARRLMVCASEDVGNADPMAFILAEAASRAVEQIGWPEARIPLAQAVTYVAQAPKSNASYLGIDAALEAPDEPVPEALRDAHTATSRQAGRGQGYFYSHDDYERPQAFLPMALRGRSFYRPLRPQERNWKDRQEPSQEAFASLWALWLEVHPEGGEPPMEAWCAELGCSREALARVIARACGTRFILRRALIVSPET from the coding sequence ATGTCCTCGATGGTGCCCCTGGCGGAGCGGATGAGGCCCAGCTCCCTGGAGCAGGTGGTGGGCCAGCAGCATCTGCTCGGACCCGGAGGCACGCTCCGGAATCTGACCCGCTCCGGGCGTCTGCCCTCCCTGGTGCTCTGGGGCCCCCCGGGCACCGGCAAGACCACCCTGGCCAGGCTCCTGGCCCGGGACACGGGCCATCCCTTCCTGGAGTTCTCGGGTGTCACCGGGAGCGCCGCCGAGCTCAAGAAGTTCCTTCTCGACCAGCGGGACATGCCCCTTTTCCGGGGGACCCCGCCGGTGGTCTTCCTGGATGAGATCCACCGCTTCAACCGGAGCCAGCAGGACATCCTCCTGCCCTTCCTGGAACGGGGGGAGGCCATCCTCATCGGAGCCACCACCGAGAACCCCGCCTTCTACCTCAACCCCGCCCTCCGGAGCCGCTGCCAGCTCCTGGCCCTGACGCCGCTGGAGGCCGGGGCCATCCGGGAGGTGTTGGGCCGGGCGCTCGAGCAGGAGAGGCCCGGGGAGGCCCCTTCCGAAGAGATCCTGGACTGGATCGCCCGCTGGGCTGGGGGGGATCTGCGGGCCGCCCTCACGGGGCTGGAGACCTGGCTGGGATTCCCAGGGGGAGCCCGCGACTTGGCCACCCTCCAGGCGACCCTGGGGGGCAGGGTCATGTACGACCGGGCGGATGGCCACTACGACCTTGCCAGCGCCTTCCAGAAGAGCCTCCGGGGCTCCGATCCGGATGCGGCCCTGTACTATCTGGCCCGCATGATCCGGGGTGGGGAGGACCCTCGCTTCATCGCCCGGCGCCTGATGGTCTGCGCCTCGGAGGATGTCGGGAACGCCGACCCGATGGCCTTCATCCTGGCCGAGGCCGCCAGCCGCGCCGTGGAGCAGATCGGGTGGCCCGAGGCCCGGATCCCCCTGGCCCAGGCCGTGACCTATGTGGCCCAGGCCCCCAAGTCCAATGCCTCCTACCTGGGCATCGATGCGGCCCTGGAGGCGCCGGACGAGCCTGTTCCCGAGGCCCTGAGGGATGCCCACACCGCCACCAGCCGCCAGGCTGGGCGAGGTCAGGGCTACTTCTACTCCCACGACGACTACGAACGGCCCCAGGCCTTCCTGCCCATGGCTCTGCGGGGGCGCTCCTTCTATCGCCCCCTCCGTCCCCAGGAGCGCAACTGGAAGGACCGTCAGGAGCCTTCTCAGGAGGCCTTCGCCAGCCTCTGGGCGCTCTGGCTGGAGGTCCATCCTGAAGGAGGCGAGCCCCCCATGGAGGCCTGGTGCGCCGAGCTCGGCTGCAGCCGGGAGGCCCTGGCCCGGGTCATCGCCCGGGCCTGCGGGACGAGGTTCATCCTGCGGCGGGCCCTGATCGTCAGCCCGGAAACATGA
- a CDS encoding DUF4403 family protein, with protein MRVVLPLLAVFSALLPAQDLSPGATIPLPVRINLDPVLGSAEQRVPRVPPGIQTWTPVPGSSTKVFRFNLYRDGLMVNLNRNQVTVRTPVHYWMEVGLQVRGLVKSLGVCGLGPDGFRQAWLGAQADFWITPQWGVDLHVSALDPLASNPCTITFLDYDITGQVLAGMKDAMTRGVQGMEQQVRGSGMLRAKAEEVWRLAQQPLEVSPGIFLMLGPRQVRLGPWQSEGHVLIAMPEIEAAPYLQFGARPQVGLLPLPNLELAQGGSSPVFRVRVGAELPFTEATAQLRRQLAGHTFETEKGRFEVRDVRIQGQEGRVLLEVDLKGKVDGHLALVGTPVIDPATGALELKDLDYTLESRSWITHFAEWLFRSTLRKTLGEKANWFLHRNLDTLRGQVQAGLNRELAPGVSLHGQLDRFSLAQPQVLADRFRVDAYLEGQVQVALSPQGF; from the coding sequence ATGCGTGTTGTCCTTCCGCTCCTGGCCGTCTTCTCTGCACTGCTCCCGGCGCAGGATCTCTCCCCCGGGGCCACCATCCCGCTCCCGGTCCGCATCAACCTGGACCCGGTCCTCGGCTCGGCGGAGCAGCGTGTGCCCAGGGTGCCCCCGGGGATCCAGACCTGGACCCCGGTTCCCGGCAGCAGCACCAAGGTCTTCCGCTTCAACCTCTATCGGGATGGCCTGATGGTCAACCTGAACCGGAACCAGGTGACGGTGCGGACCCCTGTGCACTATTGGATGGAGGTGGGACTCCAGGTCAGGGGGCTGGTGAAGTCGTTGGGGGTCTGTGGGCTTGGCCCCGACGGCTTCCGGCAGGCCTGGCTGGGTGCCCAGGCAGACTTCTGGATCACCCCCCAGTGGGGGGTGGACCTCCATGTGAGCGCCCTGGATCCCCTGGCCTCCAATCCCTGCACCATCACCTTCCTGGACTACGACATCACCGGCCAGGTCCTGGCGGGGATGAAGGACGCCATGACCCGGGGCGTCCAGGGGATGGAGCAGCAGGTGAGGGGCTCGGGCATGCTCCGCGCCAAGGCTGAGGAGGTCTGGCGCCTTGCCCAGCAGCCCCTGGAGGTGAGCCCGGGCATCTTCCTGATGCTGGGGCCGCGCCAGGTCCGCCTGGGGCCCTGGCAGAGCGAGGGGCATGTGCTCATCGCCATGCCCGAGATCGAGGCCGCCCCCTATCTTCAGTTCGGTGCCCGGCCCCAGGTCGGCCTCCTGCCTCTCCCGAATCTGGAATTGGCCCAGGGCGGGAGCTCCCCCGTCTTCCGGGTCCGGGTCGGCGCGGAGCTGCCTTTTACCGAGGCCACGGCCCAGCTCCGCCGGCAGCTGGCGGGGCACACCTTCGAGACAGAGAAGGGGCGCTTCGAGGTGCGGGATGTCCGGATCCAGGGGCAGGAGGGCCGGGTCCTGCTGGAGGTGGACCTGAAGGGGAAGGTGGACGGGCACCTTGCCCTGGTGGGCACCCCGGTCATCGACCCCGCCACCGGTGCCCTGGAGCTGAAGGACCTGGACTACACCCTGGAGAGCCGCAGCTGGATCACCCACTTCGCCGAGTGGCTCTTCCGCTCCACCCTGCGGAAGACCCTGGGGGAGAAGGCCAACTGGTTCCTGCACCGGAATCTGGACACCCTGCGAGGGCAGGTGCAGGCCGGGCTCAACCGGGAGCTGGCTCCCGGGGTCTCCCTCCACGGGCAACTGGACCGATTCTCCCTGGCCCAGCCCCAGGTACTGGCGGACCGCTTCCGGGTGGATGCGTACTTGGAAGGGCAGGTCCAGGTCGCTCTGAGCCCCCAAGGATTCTGA
- a CDS encoding HD domain-containing protein → MSGVLRQLHGALGLASGLVLVGGGVRDRLLGRQGGDLDLASALLPQEVMERARRAGLKAIPTGLQHGTVTVVAEGTPFEITTFRGDGDYLDGRRPETVTLGVSLEEDLARRDFTINAMALPVEAVDAPDWEGWIVDPFGGRADLEAGLLRAVGDPLQRFAEDGLRPLRACRFAAQLGFALDPATLAAIPQRLEVARRVAVERVLVELGKLLLGQAAGRGLELLEGAGLMDLWLPELRPLVGLEQGRHHRFDAWGHTRAAVMAAPCEMPLRWAALLHDLGKASTRSVDAAGQTHFHGHEEASLRLAVAVLERLKASRALQDSVAALIRHHGTHPGPEWGDGACRRFLRRLAEDRLPLATWAAFRLADQRAKGWGEEGCLPGHQAMLARLEALAAARPPLSTKALALDGRALMKLLGRSGGPWLGELQTHLLERLMDSPEGNTPETLGQWALDWVDRERA, encoded by the coding sequence GTGAGCGGTGTCCTGCGACAGCTCCATGGGGCCCTGGGTTTGGCTTCCGGGCTCGTGCTGGTGGGGGGGGGCGTCCGGGATCGCCTCCTGGGCCGCCAGGGGGGCGACCTGGACCTCGCCTCGGCCCTCCTGCCGCAGGAGGTCATGGAACGGGCCAGGCGGGCAGGGCTCAAGGCCATCCCCACCGGCCTCCAGCACGGCACGGTGACGGTGGTGGCGGAGGGCACCCCCTTCGAGATCACCACCTTCCGCGGAGACGGCGACTACCTGGATGGCAGGCGTCCCGAGACGGTGACCCTGGGGGTGAGCCTGGAGGAGGACTTGGCCCGGCGGGACTTCACGATCAATGCCATGGCCCTCCCCGTGGAGGCGGTGGATGCCCCGGACTGGGAAGGGTGGATCGTCGATCCCTTCGGAGGACGGGCGGATCTGGAGGCGGGTCTCCTCCGCGCCGTGGGGGATCCCCTGCAGCGCTTCGCCGAGGACGGTCTCCGGCCCCTGCGGGCCTGCCGTTTCGCCGCCCAGTTGGGTTTCGCCCTGGACCCCGCCACCCTGGCGGCCATCCCCCAGCGCCTTGAGGTGGCCCGCAGGGTCGCGGTGGAGCGGGTCCTGGTGGAGCTGGGCAAGCTGCTCCTGGGACAGGCCGCCGGGCGGGGCCTGGAGCTGCTGGAGGGGGCAGGGCTCATGGACCTCTGGCTGCCGGAGCTCCGGCCCCTGGTGGGGCTGGAGCAGGGGCGGCACCACCGCTTTGATGCCTGGGGGCATACCCGAGCCGCCGTGATGGCTGCGCCTTGCGAAATGCCCCTCCGCTGGGCGGCCCTGCTCCACGATCTGGGCAAGGCCTCCACCCGAAGCGTGGATGCCGCGGGCCAGACCCACTTCCACGGCCATGAGGAGGCTTCGCTCCGCCTCGCGGTCGCCGTGCTCGAGCGCCTCAAGGCCAGTCGGGCCCTTCAGGACTCCGTGGCCGCCCTCATCCGCCATCACGGCACCCATCCGGGACCGGAGTGGGGGGACGGGGCCTGTCGCCGCTTCCTGCGCCGCCTGGCGGAGGATCGGCTGCCCCTGGCGACCTGGGCAGCCTTCCGGCTGGCAGACCAGCGGGCCAAGGGCTGGGGGGAGGAGGGCTGCCTGCCCGGGCACCAGGCCATGCTGGCGCGTCTGGAGGCCCTGGCGGCCGCCCGGCCGCCCCTTTCCACCAAGGCCCTGGCCCTGGATGGACGCGCCCTCATGAAGCTCCTGGGGCGCTCTGGAGGTCCCTGGCTCGGTGAGCTGCAGACCCATCTCCTGGAGCGCCTGATGGACAGCCCCGAAGGGAACACCCCGGAGACCCTGGGCCAGTGGGCCCTGGACTGGGTGGACCGGGAGCGCGCCTGA